In one Candidatus Lokiarchaeota archaeon genomic region, the following are encoded:
- a CDS encoding HD domain-containing protein — translation MPAFAGEMIMRDSVDRDLTRLIRITGMRGKAITSAKASGGEKWKAVQNRLEAHSELIAMGESHTRQKAIQDPVHGPILFEPWELDLISSWEMLRLRFVKQLGPAHMVYPGATHTRFQHCLGTNYLAQKCIGVVNYCDDLDTAKFHPLSRLLDEYHQKIFRATALLHDIGHPPASHTIEFALQSYANLTHVDLGEYLVLNSSITEILENHDIEPSKIVDILQRRTNDPKMLLIADFLDSPLDLDKTDYLIRDAHFSGVQLGVFPAERVMLTNRVVQNREGRYLRAFMLKALHSLEALILSRNWMFSDLYLHHAVRVAEALLSKATYFRMKEEDFSLNECVGLFTRMTDEDLYRWLRESEIDFVREYAARFRYRRLFKVAVARPLSAFAPHIEDNLLSLNEDIDALIEAEQQLSEEPGSVILDVVKPELGEKTLRNIPLLVGGEKTGLEILDLEDTEEGKPLAHAIAQQERTIPSVRVYTSPHMIDEIRNRFDRLYPVSNKNMHRQDEYDMYET, via the coding sequence ATGCCTGCATTTGCCGGAGAAATGATTATGCGTGACAGTGTAGATAGGGATCTTACACGACTCATTCGAATCACGGGTATGCGAGGGAAGGCTATCACCTCCGCTAAGGCATCCGGTGGTGAGAAATGGAAAGCGGTTCAGAATCGGTTGGAAGCCCATAGCGAGCTGATTGCCATGGGCGAATCACATACACGACAGAAAGCTATCCAAGATCCTGTTCATGGGCCGATACTTTTCGAGCCTTGGGAACTGGACCTAATTTCTTCCTGGGAAATGCTACGACTACGTTTTGTAAAGCAGCTTGGGCCAGCACACATGGTTTATCCAGGAGCAACACATACACGCTTCCAACATTGTTTAGGTACAAATTACCTTGCCCAGAAATGCATCGGGGTTGTCAATTATTGTGATGATTTGGATACTGCCAAATTTCATCCACTTTCTCGCCTTTTAGATGAATATCATCAAAAGATATTCCGGGCAACAGCTCTGCTTCATGATATAGGCCACCCACCGGCATCACATACCATTGAATTTGCATTACAATCCTATGCTAATCTGACTCATGTGGATCTTGGTGAGTACCTTGTTCTAAACAGCAGCATCACGGAGATTCTAGAGAACCACGATATTGAGCCATCGAAGATTGTTGATATCCTACAGCGAAGAACCAACGACCCGAAAATGTTGTTGATTGCTGATTTCTTGGATAGCCCACTGGACCTGGACAAAACCGATTATCTAATTCGTGACGCTCATTTCAGTGGTGTGCAGTTAGGTGTATTCCCGGCTGAAAGAGTGATGCTAACCAATCGGGTAGTACAGAATCGCGAAGGGCGTTATCTCCGGGCTTTCATGCTCAAGGCGCTTCACTCTTTGGAAGCGCTCATACTCAGTCGAAATTGGATGTTTAGCGACCTGTATCTGCATCATGCAGTAAGAGTTGCTGAAGCCTTATTGTCAAAGGCAACCTACTTCCGAATGAAGGAGGAGGATTTTTCACTGAATGAGTGTGTGGGTCTATTCACCAGAATGACCGATGAGGATCTTTATCGTTGGCTTAGAGAATCTGAGATTGACTTTGTTCGAGAATATGCTGCACGTTTTCGCTATCGTCGTTTGTTCAAAGTTGCTGTGGCTAGGCCCTTGAGTGCTTTTGCACCCCATATCGAAGATAATCTCTTGTCTCTGAATGAGGATATTGACGCACTTATTGAAGCTGAGCAGCAGCTATCTGAAGAGCCGGGGTCTGTTATTCTCGATGTTGTTAAACCCGAATTGGGAGAGAAGACTTTGCGGAACATACCCCTCTTAGTTGGAGGAGAGAAAACAGGCCTTGAAATCTTGGATTTGGAAGATACAGAGGAGGGAAAACCCCTAGCACACGCTATTGCTCAGCAAGAACGAACCATTCCCTCAGTACGAGTTTATACTTCGCCTCATATGATTGATGAGATACGAAACAGGTTTGATCGATTATATCCTGTTTCTAACAAGAACATGCATCGACAGGATGAGTATGATATGTATGAAACTTGA
- a CDS encoding histidinol phosphate phosphatase, with translation MIDDKYKRELLDFAVRSAEEAGELTLEYFRGSFKVERKEDKTPVTVADKKAGRMIRDTIEMTYPDHSILGEEYDDKTTASPFRWIIDPIDGTQSFVRGVPLYAVLIAVQYENEPLLGVIHIPPLHETVAAGIGIGCFHDGEACQVSNTDSLADAWVQVTDVVSLARHRPVLFDKLSTKAGFLRTWGDAYGYLLVATGRSDAMLDPVMELWDIAPLMPIITEAGGHFGDLDGNQIAFGESALACTPKLWEEFLELT, from the coding sequence ATGATTGATGACAAATACAAACGGGAACTACTTGACTTCGCAGTGAGGAGCGCTGAAGAAGCCGGAGAGTTAACACTTGAGTATTTTCGGGGATCCTTCAAAGTGGAAAGAAAAGAGGACAAAACTCCTGTGACGGTAGCAGATAAGAAAGCTGGAAGGATGATTAGGGATACCATAGAAATGACATATCCGGACCATTCGATTCTTGGAGAAGAGTATGATGACAAAACGACGGCCTCCCCCTTCAGATGGATTATTGATCCTATTGACGGAACACAGTCATTTGTTCGTGGGGTGCCTCTGTATGCGGTTCTGATAGCAGTTCAGTATGAAAACGAGCCGCTTCTAGGGGTCATTCATATTCCGCCGCTCCATGAAACCGTTGCAGCCGGGATAGGTATAGGGTGTTTTCATGACGGTGAAGCATGTCAGGTATCAAACACAGATTCGCTTGCAGATGCGTGGGTACAGGTAACTGATGTAGTCTCACTTGCAAGACATAGGCCTGTCCTCTTTGACAAGCTCTCAACAAAGGCCGGTTTCCTTAGGACATGGGGAGATGCCTACGGATACTTGCTTGTAGCAACTGGGCGTTCAGATGCTATGCTAGACCCGGTCATGGAACTGTGGGATATTGCTCCGCTAATGCCCATCATAACAGAAGCAGGAGGTCATTTCGGAGATCTTGATGGGAATCAGATTGCCTTCGGAGAATCAGCTCTGGCGTGTACTCCCAAACTCTGGGAGGAATTCTTGGAACTTACATGA
- a CDS encoding actin, cytoplasmic 2 — MNLAEDEYLGAKPIVIDNGTGLSKNGYAGEDQPRSVWPTLIGYPRYESIMTDVDHYTRDYYIGEEAINLRGVLRLVYPITHGVIDDWDAIEKIWSYTFYNDLKVDPSENPVLLTEAPFNPRENRERMASVMFDNFGVPAVYVATQAVLSLYASGRTTGLVIDSGDGVTHIVPIYEGFAITHAIRRIDLAGRDITEYLRRLLRQRGYTFVSGAEKEIVRDIKEKLCYVALDPEKERQVADKAGVDKPYMLPDGETITIGAERFQAPELFFNPSAIGLDTIPMDDHIVESIKQCDVDLRRELYANIVLSGGSTMFPGLKERLHKEVSEQLPENLEVRIIAPPERQYSVWIGGSILASLKTFQKMWVSKKEFEEAGPEVIHRCI; from the coding sequence ATGAATTTGGCGGAAGACGAGTACTTGGGCGCGAAGCCCATTGTGATTGATAACGGTACAGGCCTGAGTAAGAACGGATACGCGGGCGAAGACCAACCCCGTAGTGTTTGGCCTACACTGATTGGCTACCCCCGATACGAGTCAATAATGACTGACGTTGACCATTACACTCGGGACTACTACATCGGTGAAGAGGCAATCAACCTACGTGGTGTCCTTCGACTGGTATATCCTATTACCCACGGTGTGATTGATGACTGGGATGCGATTGAGAAGATATGGTCTTACACTTTCTATAATGACTTGAAGGTCGACCCCAGCGAGAATCCGGTACTGCTTACTGAAGCACCATTCAACCCACGAGAAAACAGAGAGCGCATGGCATCTGTCATGTTTGATAATTTTGGAGTTCCTGCAGTTTATGTGGCAACACAGGCTGTCCTATCACTCTACGCATCGGGCAGAACGACAGGACTCGTTATTGACTCGGGAGATGGTGTTACTCACATTGTACCTATCTACGAGGGCTTTGCTATTACTCATGCAATCAGGCGAATCGATCTGGCAGGTCGTGACATAACGGAATACCTCCGGAGACTCCTGAGACAGCGTGGTTACACCTTCGTAAGTGGTGCAGAAAAAGAGATTGTGAGAGATATCAAGGAGAAGCTTTGCTACGTCGCACTTGATCCTGAGAAGGAAAGACAGGTTGCTGATAAGGCCGGCGTAGACAAACCGTACATGCTGCCTGACGGTGAGACTATTACCATCGGCGCAGAGCGGTTCCAGGCACCAGAGCTCTTCTTTAATCCGAGCGCAATTGGACTTGACACCATCCCGATGGATGATCATATTGTCGAGTCAATCAAGCAGTGTGACGTTGACTTGCGACGTGAGCTTTATGCCAACATCGTATTGTCTGGTGGTTCAACCATGTTCCCAGGTCTTAAGGAGCGACTCCACAAGGAGGTTTCCGAACAGCTACCTGAGAACCTCGAGGTTCGCATCATTGCACCTCCTGAGAGACAGTACTCAGTTTGGATTGGTGGCTCCATCCTTGCTTCTCTGAAGACCTTCCAGAAGATGTGGGTCAGCAAGAAAGAGTTCGAAGAAGCTGGACCGGAAGTCATCCACCGCTGTATCTGA